The following proteins are co-located in the Benincasa hispida cultivar B227 unplaced genomic scaffold, ASM972705v1 Contig912, whole genome shotgun sequence genome:
- the LOC120070093 gene encoding uncharacterized protein LOC120070093 has product MGELKNRPQGRLPSSIELPRNPGITGKEHCQAVTLRSGKVMAEVRKDSSKTNSKEKPTIESKKPLSQTESKEPKTMELEDAITSKPPDHGTMKVQLPLFPQRLKRSKTMKVRQLTPTTVTLQLADRSLVHPEGKLKDVLVTKDKFILPVDIIILDYEADKDMPITLGRPFLSTSLAQIDVHKGEITMSINGKKLRFNIIKVMKFPEDEGLNKLSLKIENPRKKIKKERM; this is encoded by the exons ATGGGAGAGCTAAAGAACAGACCTCAAGGGAGATTGCCCAGCTCAATTGAGCTTCCACGCAATCCAGGGATTACAGGGAAAGAACACTGCCAAGCAGTCACCCTAAGAAGTGGAAAAGTGATGGCAGAAGTCAGGAAGGATTCTAGCAAGACCAATTCAAAGGAGAAACCTACGATTGAATCAAAGAAACCGTTGTCACAAACTGAGTCAAAGGAGCCCAAGACTATGGAACTTGAAGATGCAATCACCTCTAAGCCTCCAGACCATGGAACAATGAAAGTACAGCTACCTTTATTCCCTCAAAGActgaaaagaagcaaaacgatGAAAGTCA GACAGCTAACACCCACaacggtgactctccaacttgcaGATAGGTCCCTGGTACACCCTGAAGGAAAATTGAAAGATGTCTTGGTCACAAAAGACAAATTCATTCTACCTGTAGACATCATCATTCTAGATTATGAAGCGGATAAAGACATGCCAATCacattgggacgaccattcttaTCCACTAGTCTTGCTCAAATAGATGTGCATAAAGGAGAAATCACAATGAGcatcaatggaaagaagctcaggtttaatATTATCAAGGTAATGAAGTTCCCAGAAGATGAAGGCTTGAACAAGCTTTCGTTGAAGATTGAGAATCCAAGGAAGAAAATTaagaaagagaggatgtga